The sequence below is a genomic window from Monodelphis domestica isolate mMonDom1 chromosome 2, mMonDom1.pri, whole genome shotgun sequence.
gggagggagggagggaaggagggagggagagagggagggaggggagggaagaagggaggaaggagggagggagggaagaagggaggaaggaggaagggaaggagggagggagagagggaaggagggaggaaggaaggagggagggagggagggaaggagggagggagagagggagggaggggagggaagaagggaggaaggagggagggaagaagggaggaagggggaagggaaggagggagggagagagggaagaagggaggaaggagggaggaaggggggaagggagggagggagggaggaagaagggaggaaggagggagggagggagggagggagggagggagggaggaagaagggaggaaggagggagggagggagggagggagggagggaggaagaagggaggaaggagggagggagggagggagggagggagggaggctggcTGGTTCGGAGCCTAAAGAGGGGTCTCATGACTGTAGCCCCCTCCTCTGGCCAGACTTACAGGGCAGACCTGATGGGACTGGGAGAGCTGCATGGGCGCTGCATGGCCTCCAGGACAGGCTCTAACCAAACCCTGTCTGAGGCTGTCCCTAAGTACAGCGGGGAACCCCAAGGAAAGATCTAAGACGCCCTCCCTGGCTTCCTGGCAGAGGTGGGGGAAGACAGGGGAGGAGCACAGCCTACAAGGCCAGATCTTCAACATGTGAAGCTTGGTTGGACCACTTTTCAAAACGCAGCCCAGCATCCCCGAGGCCCAGTGGGCAGCACGCGCAGCACAGGGCCCACCAGGGGAAGGGGACGGAGGCTGGGGGCTGGAGCACTCCAAGGCCCTCGGAGATAAGTGATGGGAAGCCAAGTGGCCCAGTGGAAAGAACATGAGGTTTCTGGAGtcagggtgaccctgggcgagtcactccgcctgtctgcctcagtttcctctctaaaataggaataacaatgACACTTCCCTCCCAGGGGGTTGTTGTAGGGGTCAGATATTTGCAGAGGGAGCTCTCTACAGGCGAGCCTGCAGATTCCTGCTGGAGCTCTGAGAGACGGCGGCCCATTTCACAGGCTCGGGGACAGAATTCTGGGCAATCCTGGAGATTCATAGGGAGCCGCAGCTGCCCTGGGCCGGGGGAAGAGAGCGCTCCGGGGCCGCCGAGGAAGGGAAGTGGCAGGGTCTGCCCTCGGGGAGCGCGCAGGCTGACCCGGAGACAAGCAGCCCATGTCAGAGGCCGAGTCGGGAAGGGGAGCTTTTAGCAGGGATCCAGGAGGCAGGGCCAGAGCCCGGAGGGTCCCTGGTGTCAGGAGGCGGCCTCGTCCTGAAGCCAAGGAGGGGATTTCCTATTGGGCTCCGGAGGCCCCAGGGAGCCACCACGGCTGCGGAGGGTGATGGAGGCGGGAGGGCTGAAGCAGGCCCGGAAGCAGGGCAGAAAGGAGAGCCCTGGCTGCCTGGGGAGGCGCCGAGCAGTCTGCAAAGGGGGAAGGCTGGAGGGGACAAAGCGTGGCTAGGGGACAGCTGCTGTGAGAGGGCTGAAAGGGGGGAGCCCGGGTGCTGAGGAGATCCATGAACGAAGGGGTGCAGAGGGGCCAGGGGACCCCCACTTCCCCATCATCTGCAATGCTTTCTGATCAAAGGATCAAACCCTCGAGGGGGGCAGGCAGAGATCCCAAGTTCACCTAACACTCATCCGCCCCCCATCCCCCACCAGTCTTTCCCCCTCCCTAATaagaccctcaccttccatcttagaatgagtacagaagagtggtcagggccaggcaatgggggtgaagtgacttgcccagggtcacccagctgggaagtgtttgaagccagatttgaacccaggacctcccctctctaggcctggctctccctcTGGTCCCTCCcaagcaagatggggagcagcgGGGTACCTGGTCTGCCCAGCCCTCCGTCTTACAGCTGCTGTGGTCAAACTCCTTCAAAGGCACTTTGGAGTGAACGAGGCCGATGTGGGTCTGAAGCTTGTGCATGACGGCCTTGACGTCCTGCGCGGGGCAGACACAGGAGGGGGTGAGGCCCCCGCCGGCCTCCCCCCCCCGCTCCCCCCCGAGAAGCGAGGGCTCACCTGAAGGCCCGTCCCGGAAATATCCAGGCAGTTCAGctttctaaaagaaaagaggtAGCCGATCCCGGCGTCTGTGATCTCTGGGTTACCTAGAAAGCAGACGAGAGCCGGGCGTCCGTCAGGAGCCTGAGAAGCCCCCACTTACCAAGCCAGCCCTCCCCCCGCCTCTCCCTGCAGCCCTGAAGACCCgtcttcctgccccccccccccgattcTCCCAGAAGCCCCTTCTGCAGAGCCCCAGCGCCCAGCGGGCCCTTCAGAAAGGCCTGCTGAGGTGAAGTCATGCAGCTCTGGCGACCTCGACGGCGCCCTCCCGGGAACATCCGGTTGTTTacagtctggggggggggggggctgcggGAGCCACGGACCGCCCTAGGCCGGGCCCAGGCGAGCCCCTCTCAAGCCCGGAATGGAACCCTCGCTCAGCCCCAGAGAGGCGCCTCGTCCCCTTTCCAGGGATCCTCCAGAGAAGACGGGCCTTTCTCTACGGCTCGCTGGCCTGGTCCAGCTTCCGCTTGTTCTTCCCCAAAGACTCAGCACAGAAAGGGGGGAGCCTGTTGGTGCCGCTCGGAGCCCGGAAAGGGCACGCGGCCGACGGCCGAGCGAGGCCTGCTGGGAGGGATTCGGGATGGTGGCGAAGCCTCTCTGAGCAAGCAGGCAGAGCCCAGGAGCCCGTCGGTGCAAGGGCCAAGAGGAAGCCTGACTGGGGAGCCCAACGACGCCCAAAGCCCAGAGAGGAAGGCCGCGgaacaggaggaggagggagggagggaggcctcTGGGCCGAAGCCTCGCGGAGCTCTCCTGGCCCTGAAGGCGACGACTCCCCTGAGAAGTTCCGAGGCGCTGCCCGCAGCCTCCCAAGCAGCCACAAAGTGTGCAAAGAGGAGAAAGCCAAGAAGCCCCCGACGACCACCAACCCCTGCTGACCAGACTCTGGATGGACTGAAAACAGGACTTTGGATCCTGAGCCTTCGCTGAGCTGATTCTGTGAAAGGAGGCCCTGTTCCTGCTTCTTTTCTGACAGGAAGAGCTATGTGACTGGCGTAGAGAAGGCAGGCAGCCTCCTTTCTGCCTGAGAATCGATACTGGCTCTCGGGCACAAGAGGGATCGGGCCAGGCGATGGCGTCTGCGGCCAgctttgaacccgggacctcccatcgCTTGGcccggctctccatccactgagccacgaaGCTGCCGCCCAGCCTCGGCCATTCCTGTCATTCATGTTGTTCCCTGGTACAGGCGCCCTCACCGACGTTCTGCCCGAAGGACCCTGGACGACGCTGCCTCGGGCTGCCCCTTGACAAGTCTCCAGTACATTTTCCAAGCGTGTGGACTGTCAACAAGGACTGCAAAACCCCGGAAAAAGGTCAGGGAAATGGCACAGAAGAGGAAAAGGTCACTTCAGCCCCGTGACAGTCGGAGCAAATGAGAAGAAACCAGAAAGACGGATTAGAGTAAAAGCTGCCCTTCACAATAATAGATCTAGGAAACCCTCACAGTCTGGCCATTCTCTTTCAAAAACGGGACCCTAAAAGCTGCCCAGAACTTGGTCCTGATGGCAGGATGAAGACACCAAGAACGCACGGATGGCCTCCTAAGAGGAGACCCAGAAGTAGAGTCTGAGGACCAGGAACCACGCCAGAATCCCGCACGCCTGGTCAGCTTCGATGGCACTTGGGCTCTCCCTACAGACAACAGATGGAGACTTGGGGCCGAAGGGCCGAACCGGCAAGGCTGAGCACAGCCCTGTGAGGGGAAATGGGTCTTGAATGGCAGAGAAAACTTGCAAGCAGCCATGATGAAGACACTGAGCTGAGCTGGGGCGGTGACGGCCAACACAGGAGGGACACAAAAAGCAGCTTCCGGGAGCAACTGGAAGGAGCTAGAGACGGTCGAGGCCTACCCGGGTGGGGACGAGACGTGGGCCACGCGGACTCTTCGAAGACGTTCTCCGTCCCCCGAGAACGAGCTGTCGCAGTAGGATGCAGAGGAAGCACCTGGGTTTCCACtgagtttatttgggttttgtttaCAGGATTGTCTCTTACAGAAACGACCACCACGGAAACGTTTTGTGTGATAATAGAGGTAAAACCCCCGTCGAAGCGCTTGTCAGCTCCGGAAGGGGGGACAAAACGGATGTGGAAAGTTGTTGTTTcttaggaattaaaaaaagaatcttcttGTCTTTAAAGGAAACGAAGAAAGTGCAACAAGATCATCTCAGAGTAAGTGCGATCTGTTCTAAGGAATCGAAGAGGGATAAAAGAAGACGGCAAAATGAGGCACACACTAgcggggaaaggaggaaggagggctCGTGCTCTCCTAATTGGGGTGCAAGAAGAATTCACCAacatggagggggaggggggctgcTGGGGGTTCAgcggatggagagtcaggcccagagaggggaggtcctgggttcacatcctggctgggtgaccctgagcgagtcacttgacccccatggcctggccctgaccactctcctgcctcagaaccaatacacagtattgattccaagagggaaggtgagggttaaataAAATGCAATGAAATGACCACAGGGGCATGGACGAGAGCCGGTCTGAAGGAAGCACCAGAGCTGTGCCCGGAGCTCTCGGGGCAGCGTGGCGGGGGGGCGGGATGCCAGGGAGGCAAGCCCCGGcgggcgcccccccccccccagccctggCCTGCCCCCCAGGCCTCCCTCGGCGGCACGGCCACACTTACAGGACAAGTCCAACAAGGCGAGGTTTTCCAGGCCTCTTCTCATCACCCGGACGGGGGCCGTCATTCTGCGGACGCCGGCGTCGGAGAGGCAGTTGTCCTTCAGGCGCAGCTGAGTCACGCTGTTGGGGCGAGGCCACAGACGCCCGCGCTGACTTTGGGGCTCCCTCCCGGACCCTGTGCCCTGGCCCCCCCTCCCCGGCCTAGTTAGGGTTTGTGCTGCAGACACGCGTCCGTACACACCGGGCTGTGCCCGGCCAGCCAGCACGGTGCCAGGCTCTGAACGCCTAACGGGGTGTCTTCAAGATTCTCAAAAGTGGCGGATTTGGTCCTTCATCCTCGTTCACCGGGTAACATGGGCCTCCCCCTGCCCTGCTCCCCGAGCCCCGCTCGAGCGGGCCTCCAGGCCGCCCAGCCTGCAGAGGCACCACTCCCTGCCCCAAGCCCCGCCCGGCTGTCTGCGAGGCTGTCAATTCTCTCAAAGCTAACTGgccccctgggggggggggcaccggTGCCCGCAAAATGGCCGAGCAGCTCCCGCTGTGCCACACAGAGAGAGTCTCACCAGGCAGAAGCCACGAGGCCCCAGCGCCAGGCTCTGTGCCCGGGGCGTCTCTGGGTGACCCGGAGGAAGGTCCGATGCGCGTCCTTGTACCAGGCCTGCGGCAGGGGCAGGGGAGAGCGGACGCCCCCGAGGAGGCTGTCGGAGCACCCAGGCAGGGCGCTGGGGCAGCGGGAAGGGCCCTGGCTCTAGTCAGAGGCCCTGGATTCTAATTCTGCCTCTGGTACCTACTATACCTGTGCGAGCtaggcctcagtctcctcctctgtaaaatgagggcccAAATggccctgaggtcccttccagctctaggtgGACGAGCCTAGGAAAGGCTCGCTCTGGACTCTGGCTGCAGGGTGGGATGGCCGCGGTTGTAGCATGGCCGGCAGGCCCTACCTGGACAGGGCCTCATTGGTGAGATGCTCCAGGAGCTCATGCTCATCTCCAAGCTTACAGCAAGAAAGATCCAAGCAGCTCAGCTCCCGGAAAGACTTGATCTCTTCGAGCTTTTCGGAAATCACCAGGTACCTGCAAGCAGGGGGAGGGGTCGGCGCGGGGCCCCCCgggggctcccccccccccacaggcGGCCCCAGGCCTCAGGAAGAGGGTCCGCTGGGAGGAGGAGCCCCTGGACCTGCCTCATTTGCCCCGCCCTGGCTTAAGGGCCCTGTTGGGCCTTGGGGGGAGGAGGGCCTACAGCCTGACAAAGTGGCTGCACGAGGGCCTAGGCGGGCCCACAGGGCCGGATCTGGCGCCGGACTCCCCACGCCCTCCCTTTGGCTCCCCCGCCCAGGCCGCGCACCTGTTCCGAAGGCAGAGTGAGCAGAGTACCAGGCGCCCGTAGGCCTCGGTAAACTTCTGCAGCGCGCGCAGGCCTGCGCCGGGCTCCGTGAACTTGTGCCTGGCTTCCGCGGCAGAGAAGAGCTTCTCGGCTATCTGTTCGGGGAAGCCGATGAGAGAGTCGATGTGGTCAACGTTGTCAGAGATAAAGCCCAGCGCGAGGCTGAAGAGGGACTTGGCGGAGTAGCGCAGGTTCCCTTCCCGCGTGTAGGTGAAGATGAAGTGCTCCGTCTTCTCCTTCCTGGCCGCGTCATCTTCCCTGTTCATGCACAGCTCCACAGAGAAGCCTTTGGGGAAAAGCCTCAGCGGCTTGGGCTCCCGCAAGCCGCTCGCGACCCCGTCCAGGGCGAGGCTTACCATGTGCAGGCGGCCATTTTCCCTGACATAGATAGGACCTGGATCCGGGCAACTTCGTGATCTGAGGTAGCAAGACATTCCTCTGGCTGAGCCTGCGGGGAGCAAGACCCAAAGTGAGGAGGCTGGCGCGGGGGAGGAggctggaggaggggaggaggctgGCGCGGGGGAGGAGGCTGGACCTGGGGAGGAGGCTGGACCTGGGGAGGAGGCTGGCCCCACCAGCAGTCATAGCTTAATGTCCCGTGCAGGACAAGGGAAACACGCTCAGGGTCTCAGGGCCTCTGTCTCCCTGACGCCAAAGGAAAGGGCCCCCCTGCTGGAAGTGCTTCTGATGCCTTCTCAcaatagcaaaaacaaacatCCCAAAGCATTCCGGAAGCCCCATCTATGGAGGCCCTCAGCGCTTACAGCTCAGCCAGCCAGGCCTGCCTGCCCTGGAGGCACGAGCCGCTCAGTGGACAAGGTAAAAGACACAAGCAGTCAAGAAGCTGTCCCTACTATGTGCAGCGTGAGGGGCTCCCGACCCCCCGCAGGACAGCCGGCAGGCGGATCCACGAGCCCCAAGGGCCCAGAAAATTAAAGCTGTCAAATGGAATCTGGGTCCAAGAAGCCTCAGAGGGAGGGCGTGGAGGCCTCGGCCTCAGCCTCTTCTCCAGTCCGAGATGTTGCTGCGATGGtcggccacttccttctccagctcatttacagataagaacGGAGGCCAGCAGGTGAAGTGACTCGCCAGCAAgcgtctgaggccggatttgaacccgggGCTCCCGGGCTCCGGGAGCCGCCTGCCGCCTCGTTTCCTGTAGAATGAAGGCCGTGGGGGCCTCTCCAGCTCTAGGCTTACAATTCAGCAACATCCCAAGAAGCTTCTCTCGGCCTGAAGTGTGCCTTGCGGGAAGGGCCCAAGAACGCTCGCAGGCAGGAAGGCCCCAAGGGAAAAGCCCGCCTTTTCCATCAGCAGACAGGAAGTCTCCGCTCCTCCTTCCCGGCCTGCTCAGAGCTGGGGTGGCCCCAGAGCCCAGCAAGCCCAAGATCCAAGGAGCAAACGCAGCGGAGGTCGTCGAGAGGGGCAGCCCGGCCGGCGCTCCTGGGGGTGGGACAAGGGAGCGGCCGAGGCGGGCAGCCCGTGCCCGTGGGCACTGCCAGGGAAGGGGGCCGGCTCCCGGCAGCAGCGCCCTCTCCCCGGCTCTTCTGCTCTGGCCCAGCAATGCGCCCCTCCAGCCCGGGACCCCGATCCTCTAGGAGCTTCAGGGGGGCGGGAACTCTGCCCGTCTACACGTTTATTAACCAACGACTGTATACAAGGTACCGCGAGCAGTTCTGCGGGCCTACAGGCTCGGTCTTCCAGGAAGCCTCTCCATTTCTGTACCAGGAAAAAGCAACCTAAGCCGGCCGGCGGAGGCTTCCCCTCCTCACGGCCCAGCACTCACGACTCCAAACTCCGCCTCCCAGCTGGGGCCTCCGCAGAGCTTCTCGGCCAGGGCCTGCACACAGCAGGCGCTTAATGAGGCCCCCCCAGGAGTAAAAAAAGCTTTCCTTTGTGGAGAAGCTTCCAGGAGGAGGCCGGAAGGAGCAGCCCTGGCTCTGCCCTGGGCCCCCCCGGCTCTCCTAGTCTCCCTGGCCGGGTCCTGGGCTATCTGGGGAAGGCCGGAGGGGCTACTGCAAAGCCCAAGTCCAACCATCAGGCCACGAATGGCCTAGAGAGCTAGAAACACCGGAAGTGCTCGAGAGCTCAGCAGGTAGCAggtagagaggggaggtcctgggttcaaatgtggcctccgaTACTTCcccgctgggtgaccctgggcaagtcacttcccccgcctgcctagcccttgctgctcttctgccctggaccCAATACACAGGACTAAGACAAGGGGGGGGCTCCAAGAGGCTTGTGGACCAAAGTCCGATGACGCAGAAGTGACCTACCCAAGGCCACGCAGGTACGAAGCGGGCCCCCTGCCTCCAGCACCGCACTGTACGGGTCCCCCAAAGGAGCGGAGCCCAGCTCAAGGGCTCGCCGATTTCTGGCCGGGCCTAGAACCCAGGACGAGCCTCCAAAGGCAGGAGCCGTCGCCACCCCCTGCCCGGAGCCCCCGAGCAGCCGCCAAGGGTAGGGCTCGGCCTCCCGGCCTCCTGGCCTCCCTCCTGGGCCCCACATGGGCCAGGCTGGCTGGGCTAACTGCCAACTTCCTGGCAAACTGTCTACACCAGAtaagcaggaaaaagaaaagctctcCTTTTGCTCGTTTTCAGGCCCCACGAACAAGCCCCCCCAGCCTAAAGCCCGTCCGTCTCAGGGGCTCCAGGGCAGCCCAGGCGCCTCACACGTCCCGCCTCGTGCAGGGCCCACAAAGGAGGCTGCTGGGAGCCGGCGAGGCCGCGGAGAGGCCCTGAACGAGGGTTCAacaggaagaaagggggaggcCCCGGGCGCCTGGGGGGGCCACAGAGTCCAGCGCCCGCACTTGGCCAACGAGTAAACCGAGGCCCCAAGAGGGGCAGCGACCCGGCAGGCTCCGAGTCTGAGGCAGACGAAGAATGGAGAGAGACTAGCCAGAGTGCCCAGCTCAGACTTCTGAAAAGGAGCAGAAGTTGGCAGGCCTGGgcaggaggtcccgggttcaaatctgccctcagacattctAGCCGGGTGACCCTGGCTGCTCCGGGGtcttggttccaagccagaacgCGAGGATCAACCAAAAAGCCACGCAGGCTAGGAGAGCACAAAGAGCTCATTCCCGCGGGCCTGGGGCGCAGACGTGCCAGCCCCCAGGGCTTGAACCCCAACTCCACCACTGGCTGTGGGAGGCGGTGGGGGCTGCAGCGTGCTCTCTGCCGAGCCCCGTCCCCCCCAGGACGAAAAGGAAGCCTCCGGCAGGCCGCCAGCTGCTCCAACGAAGGGcctcctcctccaggaagtcgCCCCTGATTTCTGACCAGACCTCGGTCCTCCTCCGATCTCCGTCCCGCCGTGCACACGGGCTCTGGGCCTTCCCCCTGAGCTCTCCAGGACCCGGCCCGACGGCGGGGTGCCGCCTCCGGTCTTGCTGCTGCCAGCGATAATGCGGCTCCTCTGCCTCCAGAGCCGCCGCCCTGGGGGGCTTCTTCTCCCACCTCCCAGCGGCGCCTCGCTGCGGTGCCCCCCCAGGCTCTGCCCTCTTCTCTCGTGCGACCCCAGCTGTCGGCCTGAAGCAGGACGGCCTACCTGGAGGGGGCTCCGACCCTCCATCTCAGACAAACGAGGGTCCCCTGGCGGCGGCCCTTCCTGAAGGCACCATCTCGTCTGTGCGCAGATGACTGCGGTAAGGGCTCTTCTTACCCCGCTTCCCAGAGGGGGACTTTGGGACAGCCGCGAGGGGAGTCCcgggcccagggtcaccccgctaGCACGCGTCTGGGGCGGGATTTGAACTCGGaccttccttactccaagtccaaaGCCCTGTGCGCTCCGGCAGCCTCTGCCTGCCCAATCCCCCTTTCCCCAAAGCACTTCCGCCCGGCCCGCTTGCAAGGGCTCCCCGTCCTCTAGCCGTAGCCTCTGGGCCCAGCCCAGGCGTCCTCGGGGGCTCCTGCTGAGGGCCGAGTGCTCCGGGCAAGGCCTCGGGGGCCGCCCCCACCCCGGCACGGCCTCTCCAGCGGAGCTGGAGGGCCCGAGGAGGGGCCGAGACTTGGGCCCTCTTCCGGGATCTCACCACGAGGACTCTGTTCCCCGACACTCCGGGGTGCCGGGCGGCCCCGTGGGGGGCAACCCCCGCCTCCTCCCTGGTAGCACCTCCTCAGAGCCGCTCCGAGGCTCGGACGCTCCCCGTCTCCACCGCAGCGCAGAGGCTCTTCTGGACCCTCCCGGCTCTGCAGGCCCCATCCTGGGGCTCCGTCAGACCCCGGGACCCCGGGCCGCTCCGGCTGGGAGGGCCCCGCTTCTCCAGGCCCAGGCGGCCGTGCCCGTGAGCCGAAGCCATCCTCAGGGACGGAAGAGCCGAGCCACTGTGAAGCCTGCGATCAGTCCTGGGCCGCTCCCGGCTGACATggggcgccccccccccccccggagcgGACGAGCACACCGGGGCCCCCACTTCATCCGCCTGGACAACAGGCCCCCCACTGGCCCTGGCCATCCTGAAATCCTCTGGGGGGACGGAGGCTCCTTGCAGGGGGGCGGCGGGGCGTGTCGGGCCGTGTCTCCCCAATAACAGCTGGCTGTCCTGCCCCCAGCCCGGGGACCAGGCCCGGATCCACAGAGGCGGCCACTCTCCGGGAGAAACAAGCCGCCCTTCtctgcctgccccccccccccccccacgcctGCTCTGTCAACGGGGGCGCCAGGTCCGAGGCTTCTGGGGCTCCCGAAGGATGAAGGATGGAGGCGGAGGCCTGGCCCAGCTGggcctgctcccccccccccccccagaaacgGTCCACGTTGGCACTCAAGGGAGAGCGGCTGCCCGAAGCGGCGTCCCAGCCAGAATTCAGGGAGAAGAGCCGCCGTGGCCGGCCAGGAGGGGCTCCAGCCTCCCACTCCTGGGTCAGGGTCAGGCTTCCCTCCCTGGGAGCTAACAGCGGCCCCAGGGACGTCCGAGCTTCTCCTGACCTCGCACTCCTCTCATCACTTCGCCTTCTGGGGCCACAGCCTAgaacccctccccctcccaggggGCTGCCCATGGACCCCGGCCTCCTCCCAATGGCCAGCTTGACCTCTCCTGCTACCTGGGCCCaaattctgctttcttttctttggggGTCCCCAAGACCCCCAAATCTCCCCCagcctcctttctccttcccttccccctcggCCCTGCTCCCCTTCTCCTGGGCCCCCCAACCTCCAGCGTCCAGCCTCATTTCCCACTtggcctccctccccacccccctgcaACCTCATTTTTCCCCTCCGCCAGGGCCCTTGGCCTTGGTTCAACCTCCCAGGGTCCACAGCGCCCCAAGCTCGGGGTGGGAGCCCTCGGTGGTCCCCCTAGACCCCCTGCTGCCCTTCTGGGCTTCCCCCAAATGCCCTCTGTAGGGGGGCTCCCCAGGGTGGGGCCAtaaacagtaggtgcttaattcaTGCCGCTGAGACCCCTTCCCCCCAAATGGCCACACCCATTCTCCTCCCCCAGCTTCTCTCAACGAACACTCaggacccccccacccccatgaccACCCCATTCCGCCCAGCTCGCCTTCCCCCACCATCAGGTGCTACCGGGCACACAGTTGGGGGGCTGGTGTCTGGGGGGGGCCGAAGCGAGGTGCTGGGATGACCTTGGCGAGTCACCCCACCCCTGGGCCTCAGGGTCCCCGTAAAGGGGGCGGTTGGCTCCCCAGGCTCCCCCCTACCGCCCCCGAGCAGCGCCCCTCCCCCTTACCTGCGCCCGGCGGGCTTGGGGGCAGCTGCTCGGACCCCGGCTTTCGCAACCTCCTCCACGGCTTCGGCCTCGTTCTCCTCGCTTCGAGGGTGGCGCTGGCTCTGGTCCCTGGCCTCCCGCTTCGGGTTCGCCCTGTCGGTCCGCCTGTCGGGCCCCGGGACCTGGCCGAGGGCAAAGGAGTAGGgggaaggcaagggaaagaaGGGGGGGCGCGGGCGCGGACGCGGGCGCGGGCGCGCGAGCGCGCGAACCGGGCGGCCGCGGGCCCGGGTGCGCGGGCGCGGCCGGCGGGGCAGAAAGCGGCAGACGCGCAGGCGCGGCAGGGGCTGGGACGAGACGCAGAGGAATGAGGGAGAAGGGTGGCACGTGCGCGGCTTCGTGGGCCGGGGAACAGCCCGGGCCAGGACCGGGACCAGGACCGGGACCAGGGGAGGGCGGGGCTCGCCCGGAGGGCGGGGCACGAGCACGTGTGCGTGCGGCGATGagccctcccttcttcttctccttcggCCCCTACAATACTCCTGCGTACACGCGTTCGGAAAGAGGTCGGGAGAGAGGGCGGAGCTGcgagggggcggggcggggctggGAGGGGGCGGGGCAGGGCAGGAGGTGGGGCGGATTGAGCTCAAGGACCGCGGGAAGTGCCGGGGCGTTTGGAAGATCGGGGCTTGTCTGGAGGCGAGCGGCGGGACCTGCTGAGACGGGCTGGACCGGGACAGAACGGGAAGGGGCAGGAGGGAGGCCCGGCCTGGGATCAGAGGGTTCCCGGGCATGGAGGAGGGGCCGGAAGCCGGAGGCCTGGAGAGGCGGAGACCGAGGCCGAAGCCCTGGATCCTTGGGCGGGGCCTTGCGAGGAGGGAGGAGCCGGGGGCGGGGCAGGGTCGGCCGAGCGAAGCGATGCGAAAGGAGGTGCGTGCCTGAGGGCGGGGCGGTGACCAAGGACCGCTGTGGGGCGGGGCTAAGATAGTATCGAAGAGGGGATTGGAGAGAACTTGTCGGGGGCGGGGCCAATGTGGGAGGTACGCGCTAAGGGGGGCGGGGCGGAGATCAAGGACTTTCGCTAGCGCGTGCCCAAGAGGGCGGGACTTGGAGCAAAAGGAGGTGATTGGTGAGCAGGTCTGGGGGCGGGGCGCAAGCTAAGGACGGCATTGAGCGTAGGCCGGAGGAGGGGGGCAGGGCGAGGGAGCCTCGAGTCTAGGATTGGCGTGGTGAACAATGTGGTGGGGGGAGGATCCTGGGAAACCGTTGGGAGCCCGGGAAAGCCGAAGGGGAGTGGGCAAAGGAGGGCCGCTGGGGGAGGGGCCTGAAGGAAGGCGGGAATCgaaagaatgaatgaagggaacattttttttttaaacccttaccttccgtcttggagtcaatactgtgtattggctccaaggcagaagagtggtaagggctaggcaacgggggtcaagtgacttgctcagggtcacacatctgggaagtgtctgaggccagatttgaacttaggacgtcccgtctctagggctggttctcaatcaaAGGGAACA
It includes:
- the LRRC42 gene encoding leucine-rich repeat-containing protein 42, with translation MSCYLRSRSCPDPGPIYVRENGRLHMVSLALDGVASGLREPKPLRLFPKGFSVELCMNREDDAARKEKTEHFIFTYTREGNLRYSAKSLFSLALGFISDNVDHIDSLIGFPEQIAEKLFSAAEARHKFTEPGAGLRALQKFTEAYGRLVLCSLCLRNRYLVISEKLEEIKSFRELSCLDLSCCKLGDEHELLEHLTNEALSSVTQLRLKDNCLSDAGVRRMTAPVRVMRRGLENLALLDLSCNPEITDAGIGYLFSFRKLNCLDISGTGLQDVKAVMHKLQTHIGLVHSKVPLKEFDHSSCKTEGWADQIVLQWERVISGAVAGQEKPRTAASCFYGKRPRTDAPAKCPLADAHVSSGQKLQFYKEKAAEGHGPAWRREAAGPAAGQEPKSAKKRALEEPDKEAPSAATSSRQKYVCLTMEDWDLLNTY